One Oncorhynchus keta strain PuntledgeMale-10-30-2019 chromosome 34, Oket_V2, whole genome shotgun sequence genomic window, aagattttagcttccaaatgagagatttgggttttcataaggatagggctctgctcaatcagtggcccgcccctgtgaagagacatgggttataaaactaagaaaacacacccttctccctccactatataaagcctcGACGAAAATGTAatctcctgttccgaggacgtgaggacgacggtTCATACGTTaacttcttgagtgtagggggcagtattagtttttggcaaaaaaaaacgtacccatttgaaactgcctatttctcaggcccagaaactagaatatgcatatataaGGATCGAAAACACTGTAACGTTTCCAAAACAGTcgaaatattgtctgtgagtttaacagaactgatattgcaggcgaaaacctgaggaaaatccaacaaggaagtgCCGTTTTTCCTGAAAGgtctctgttccattggatgccttgcctccatttaaagggatatcaacaagattccttttcctatggcttcctcaagCTGTGAACAGCCTTTTACAAATAGTTTCAGgctttaattttaaaaaatgagcgagaaagaaccCATCGCATCAGTGGATGGCTGTGTGCCAGCAGAGTTTTTCATGCGCAacagccattttctctctctctcctatggaAGAAGCTACATTCCGGTTgacatattatcgattatatattgtaaaaacaacctgaggattgattataaaaaacatttgacatcttTCTACgcactttacggatactatttggaattgtcgtctgcgatgtcgtgaccgctcgagcctgtggatttctgaacacaACACGCCTAACCAATGGagatattttggatataaaaatgcaatctttatggaacaaaaggaacatttattgcgtaactgggagtctcgtgagtgcaaacatcagaagatcatcaaaggtaagcgatttaactTATtgctttcgtgaccaatctacttggctgcgagctgtttgtaatattttgtctacttaGAGAGATGTGCTTACATAAACACTTCGatagctttcgccgaaaagctttattgaaatctgatatgccaggtggattaacaacaagctaagctgtgttttgctatattgcacttgtgatttcatgaaaattaaatattttttgtaatttaatttgaatttggcgctctgtaattcagtggatgttgatgaaaatgatcccactaacgggatgggtgcgtcaagaagttaaaaaggactaacatgtcaactacagaactaagccaacctcagtgtGAGTTTTTTGAACTCATATTTGAACTCATATTCATtaaagaagtgatacctcctcgccgttgagttagcaacagcatctgacccactggaattgtgatacagtgaattataagtgaaataatctgtctgtaaacaattgttgaagaattacttgtgccatgcacaaattagatgtcctaacctgacttgccaaaactatagtttattatcaacacatttgtggaatggttgaaaaactagttttaatgactccaacataagtgtatgcaaagttccgatttcaactgtatgttgagcaccgatacattttatctcgaatttctcttcatatgacaaggattagcCAGTAGATTATCGACTGGAATCATgacgatgactgcttgtctaACTTGCTTgtctaacttgctagctaagatttttgtatgcagctttattaactcaataatatatattttttacattattattattattaaaataacatgcaaaacagtcAACAAAAAACATGACATTTATTTAGATAAACAGGTGGGGCTGAATAAGGGGTTGCCACTGATTGTGTGTCACTTTTGCCACTAACTGTTCTTTCATGAAGAAATCACAAATTTCTCCAAAAGTCTAATAGGCTAATGGAACTTCACTTCATATTTTGTGTGTGTAGTATTTTAATAAGTAAGTAAGTGAGGAAAAATATATACCCATTTATTTTATTGAAGCAATACAAATAATTAACCTTGTCACTTCAATCATGTCTAAAAGAtctcactgggcacacactggttgaatcaacattgttttcaCACTGTTCCTGTGTTTTTAGTGTTGGTTCAAGCTGTTTATGGCAGTGTGTCTTTGTGCTTTGCCTCTTCATCTATGTATTTCGATATTTggcatctacacaaacagccagTTATATTCACCACAAAGGAAGTGCTCCCTATAACAGAAGACACTGTGGGCCACTTTGTCTATCTAGTGATGAAAGGGAAGCCTGTTGCTGGGTTTCAGAGAGTCTGTTTTCTGGAGGAAATAAAAACACTCAGCCCCAGAGAGGATCACACTGATAAATGTGTTTTTATGTGTCTGACCTGCAACTGGAGATGTATCAGACAGACACAAAATATAAATTGAAACACTTTTACACGTCTCTAAAACCTGTGTTTCATCTGGGGATAACTGTACAATCAGTCAAAGAAGAGAGAGGATATACAGTAAGAGAGAGGATATACAGTAAGAGAGAGGATATACAGTAAGAGAGAGGATATACAGTAAGAGAGAGGATATACAGTAAGAGAGAGGATATACAGTAAgagagaggatatacagtagagagaggatatacagtaagagaggatatacagtaagagagaggatatacagtaagagagaggatatacagtaagagagcgagagagagcaagagtgaaAGCTAGTGTCTGGTTTACGTATGGTTAAAAATATATGCATTAAAATGCAACAATGTTTACAGtgtaatacaaaaataaatatgaCTGCATATCAATTAAATGTTATTGCTGTTTTTTTTATATCCCAGAAACATTGCAAACGATGATTGAATGGTAGACAACCTCAGAGGGTATAATAGCAAAGAAACAAGAGTTCATGCCTTGacaaagctgtcatcacactgagggtgttattttgtgtgtgtgtgtgtgtgtgtgtgtgtgtgtgtgtgtgtgtgtgtgtgtgtgtctaaggtATCAGTGGTTGGCTGTCTTTAGGGTTCCTCTGATCTGCCCCCCTCTCCCAACCCTGGCGTATACGGGTGATGGTTCGGTCCACACAGGGGGTGATGAGCAGCAGCTTGAGCAGCAGCACCACAGAGGGAATCACCAGACACAGCATGTAGCCCGGTGGGGTGTACCACTTGTAGGTGGAAGAACTCAGAAACTTGTTCCAGCCATACAGGTAGGTGTGAGCCGTACATAACAGCAGAGTCAGGTGACCCAGCTTGGACTGGTGGGGGAGAAAAGAACACATAAACACATGaaccacacacgcatacacacacatgccagGCACGTGCACAGATAGAGGTCTAAGGGAGCTTGAGCACCTGCCCTTTTGCCATCCCATGAGAAATTTAACTTTTTTGTGTACATTTGTGTCTATTGTTTTGTTTGTTATCTAAGTGAATTGCCCATCTAACTAGTTAATTTATAACTGTTTTTATCTTACCCCACCCTAGCTGCCAAGAAGCCATTCTTtgctatcaatcaagttagagtagctagcttgtataaccatcttagctggcatgcctgctggcaaggttggtcGACTTGAAAAAAGCAGGCAgttactaaatgtactgaataagactcacattcctttcaagcttttacccagattttagcagagatgcagagaagaatatttagtttctttaaaaaaagaaccaccagtcaggaggatagatggaattaagcataatgattatggctctagattacAGGAAAGAGCTGCTTCAGGTGTTTGACAAACGCAAAATGCTACAACTTCCAGATGGGAGGCCTAGCCATCACCCAGCTATCCTCACGTACCTTGTGCCCCTCAGATTTTTTGGGGTGCATTCTGCCCCTgcaagcgcgcacacacacacacacacacacacgatctctAGGTGAATTCTTCTAACCTGTTGTAATATATTCCTCCTAAATTACATCTGATGAATAATTTAACATTTAAATCACTGCATCAATTTGAGGGAAATGAATGAATTAGAGAATGAGCCGGAGTTTCTCCTGACCCAGTTGCATTTATGAATgagtgtgtgttctctgtagtgatgggAATACAGCTTCATATCCCCAGCGCATAACCTCTGGCTTGTCTGCTGAAAATCAGATTACTTTCCTGGAGTTTTATTGCATTCTGGCCTGGATGTCGGCTCTGCACCCCACATGAATACGTTAATAAGGGAAACACTGAAGGAGATAAGTGTACAAATTAGGgttgggaattgccagggacctcaatGCGAcattatcacgatacttaggtgcgaTAGGGTATGTCTGGTGCAGAAAGAcgagagagggtgagaaaaatgttttttttttatcagtcatggaaataaaacatgttggctcactatttaaaaagatgatggagaacaagctataggatgaaaaataccAGGGGCACAGCTGACTAGCACTAGGCAAATCggtacttggagtcaaagtaTCAATATAATATTGTACAAAATATTATTGCGATATGTAAATGTGTCGATTTATTCACCCAACGCTAGTAAAAATGTCTGGTCTAAGTATTCAGTGTGCTCCATTCTGGTAATCCCACCTGTATGAAGCTGAACTCCCTCCAGCTGAGAACGTTACTGACGGAGGGAAGAGATGTGATTCCCAATAGGACGTACAGGCTAAATCCCAGAATTCCCAGGGATAAGTAGGAGTCGCCACGCCAGGCCGCCGTTGTATCAAACTCAGTGGTCCTGTTCTCTCTgatctgagcgagagagagcgagagagagagaaagagtgagcaAGAGAGAGGTGTAAACCAGTGTTTATAATCAAAACCAGTGCCTGAATACtgctatatactgtaggtgtgtgtccaatatacagatgtaggatcttaatatgACCAGTGTTGTCAAAGCAAAAAATAATCCTTCAGCAACAGCACTTGAACGTTAATTCCGTTCACAATTTTCCACCAATGTAATGTTACTTGATTgatggttaggctattagctggccaaaattaggctacatgaaaagtgctaTACTGTTAAGACATGCTTGAGTACGTTGGCGACTAAGATAatactttattttttaaacctccTGCATTGGGCTGGATGGCTCAATATGTGGTTCATACATTTCTTTCTTACCTTAATTAGCCGCAAAATACTTGAAAAGTGACTGTTTTCTTGAAGCTGTGCATCGCCATTTTCCCTACATTTCCCCCATGTGGGCCAGCTCCCTAGCAATTTGAGTTCTAGCCAAAGAGCTTCAGCCCCTcgcatttgagtgacagctagcaagaggcCAGCCCAGCATTAACCAATGAGGTTGCAGGGCTGGCCCAACGACTCAGTGGCCACAGCAGATACAGAGAAAGCAATGACGTGGTGTCACAAAGTATTAGTTTTCGCCACTTTTGGCTCGTGAGTGCTACTTTCAGAGCTACTGGCCAAAAAGTACACAAAAAGTTCCAGAGAATCTCTTTAATATAATGTATTAGTGTGAATTTATGTAAACCCTGCGGCGCATAAAAATCTCAGcgacaacagagtgatcaaattaagatcttaaaTCTGTACACTATTTTGTCTATCCATTGTtcactgtttgaaaatgtgtagGTGTTCTTACCACAGAGACAGTGCGTTCAGTGGCCTTGAACCTCACATAGTACCTGGGAACAAAATCAATACTTTCTTTACTAAAATCCAAAGGGAGACAcattccactgtgtgtgtgtgtgcacgtgtctgcGTGGGCATTTGAGTGAATGTTCCACTGACCGTATGGGTATGATAAGTGTATAGAGCACATGCAGAAAGGCGAACCCCAGTGCCAGAAGACCTAGCTGTTTCCTGCACAGCATCCAGCGGTCCAGCCAATCAGGGAAGCGCCTGATGTTAAACATACATAAACACTTATAATCAacaaaaatacaatatataatatacaaaaatacaatatatatatatatctatatatacacacaaaagtacactactggtcaaaagttttagaacacctactcattcaagggtttttctttattattactagaataattgtgaagacttcaaaactatgaaataacacatggaatcctgtaataaccaaaaaagtgttaaataaatgaaaatatattttatatttgagattcttcaaatagccaccctttgccttgatgacagctttgcacacttggcatttctcaaccagcttcatgaggtagtcacctggaatgcatttcaattaaccggtgtgccttgttaaaagttaatttgtggaatttctttccttccttttgagtttgagccaatcagttgtgtggtGACAAGGTAGGGAAGATAACCCTATTAGCACCAAGACAgtctgcctctgaaagcaacgtcagcacaataactgttcgtctggagcttcatgaggTGGGTTTCCATAGCGAGCAGCCACacaaaagcctaagatcaccatgcgcaaagcCAAGTGTAGgcaggagtggtgtaaagctctctaccattggactctggagcggtggaaacgcgttctctggcagtccaacggactaatctgggtttggtggatgccaggagaacgctacctgcccgactgcatagtgccaaatgtaaagtttgatggaggaaGAATAATTTTCTGGGGCTGTTTtgatggttcgggctaggccccttagttctagtgaagggacatcttaacgctacagcatacaattacattctagatgattctgtgcttccaatgttgtggcaacagtttgaggaaggccctttcctgtttcaggatgacaatgccccgtgcacaaagcgaggtccattcagaaatggtttgtcgagattggtgtggaagaacttgactggcctgcacagagcactgGTCTTAACCCCATGGAACACCCTTGGGATAAATTGGAACACCAACTgctagccaggcctaatcgctcaacatcagtgcccgacctcactaatgctcttgtggctgaatggaagcaagtccctgcagcaatgttccaacatcgaatgaatagccttcccagaagatttgaggctgttatagtagcatagggtggaccaactccatattaatgcccctgATTTTGGAATGAGCTGTTTGTCAAGCtggtttccacatacttttggtcatgtagtgtagatgcacacatatacatacattgtATTGTATACATGTATGcaaacacactcacatacacctgtactgacctgtacTTGGTGCCTCTGTAGAGCTGCAGGAAGGAAGCCAGGACACCAGgcaggtaacagagagacagcatgatCAGAGACACGATGGGACACACCTggcgagaacacacacacaccttgaacagctgataacacacacagaaacacaaacacatcgAGGGCCTGTGGCCAGTACCTTGTTAGCCAGTGAGACTATGATTCTGAAGGAGATGTCTTTGCCCTGGGTGACGTATGCATAGATGATGTCTCTGATCAGCAGGTAGAAGACGAAGGCAGCACTGAGGCCAGTGGCGATGTGCAGGGGGAGCCTCCACTGGGGGAACAGCTGCAGGGGGAAGTCCTCCAGCTCCCGGGCCACTGAGAGAAAGCCCCGGTCCAGGGCACTGAAACCCAGCTTGGTGGCTACCGCCATCACCGCCTGCTTGGCCTCCACACTTTCCCCGCAGATATACACCTGACATATATTTATGCACATACAGTGGAGTccgaaattattgacaccctttatAAATATGCACAAAAATACCTACATAAAATAActcattcaaatactgagctataatGTATGTTCCAAAAATGTGGgacattatattattttatactaatacttGTGCTTAGTGAAagatattttgtttaacaagtaataatcTTTAAAAAAGGTATTGACACCTCTGTTTTCATTACCTCACTTTGTGAGGTTAACGACActgagccttattctaaaatgtgacccgtttcagaAAACTAGAGGGTGTAAAAGGTGCTGAATGGACGTAGACAAAGAAGAGTCCTCCAGTATTtgctttacctttatttaactaggcaaaccTCAACTAGAGCTCTCCAGTATGTACCAAAACAATTCCTCAAAAGTGAGGTTAAAAGttaatcaactttcaaagcagaagtactttcccattgttcctcaaatgcagtatATGATATACCATtgtgtagctctgtgtctctgcttttatctaatgtaaaaaacaccatttcaaatgttgctacataagaccaaatcaaGGCTGAGCGCACCAGTTGTGGATTTGGCATTGAAAAACACAAGCATATGCAGAAATGTACTTCAAACCCACTGTTAAATATTTGACTAATTTCAGGACACTAGGCGTATGTTgcgcgtcactacttcacaggagagacatttgaatataatttttatttaaaaaatcaaaatgtttttttagtcagaaatgccttctggaacatgtgaactttcatgtgccttaataacaaacgtgtatgccatcagtaaatacaaataaaattgccTAGTTGATTTCTTTTTGGaaaagtcaggaaccttcccgccagccatgattggctgagataatggatgggctggacatgccatcCATTATTCGGATTGGTtgccatgtagcacgcttctgtctataacatgatcTGGTCAGTTTGTGTAGATAATCCTTTCGAATGTGGCTTTCTTTAAAGATATCACGTAGTACATgtagaactgcaaaagtgttgttcaccactttctggaggaccgagttttgaaatcagtggaattagattatgatagctaaggagatggaggaaATTCTGgcatttgattgcaaatatgcagagggagtcgaaaagagaacacataTAAAATGCATCTTAAAACTAAGGACAACCATGgtatccgtgacagagagggggaagtgtCTATCCGTCTATCCAGGTAAGATAgtatagctagctacattttcagatattatatgtttctattttgtcagaaagttgttttcatttcaaaTGAAAGCATATataagctatatatatatagcttactaacgttatgtgtataatctgtgtagtaatattatttgtatctctgagccatttgcattgctagttatagcctaacattagctagctagataatactga contains:
- the LOC118367709 gene encoding metalloreductase STEAP4-like, with the protein product MTGQERSEEKSECVSLSPMREAVPAPPECERVCVFGTGDLGRSLGLRLLQAGYGVVFGSRRPHRSSSLIPHGAQVLGHAAAAQSAHLIFIAVQREHYDFLVPLANQLKGKLLVDLSNNLRKNQYPEANAEYLQSLVPGAEVVKGFNTLSAWSLQNGPSDANRQVYICGESVEAKQAVMAVATKLGFSALDRGFLSVARELEDFPLQLFPQWRLPLHIATGLSAAFVFYLLIRDIIYAYVTQGKDISFRIIVSLANKVCPIVSLIMLSLCYLPGVLASFLQLYRGTKYRRFPDWLDRWMLCRKQLGLLALGFAFLHVLYTLIIPIRYYVRFKATERTVSVIRENRTTEFDTTAAWRGDSYLSLGILGFSLYVLLGITSLPSVSNVLSWREFSFIQSKLGHLTLLLCTAHTYLYGWNKFLSSSTYKWYTPPGYMLCLVIPSVVLLLKLLLITPCVDRTITRIRQGWERGADQRNPKDSQPLIP